From the Bacteroidia bacterium genome, one window contains:
- a CDS encoding phage holin family protein, with product MADFKEEQNLVIHLIEYLKKHFLVTKQEIKIDILKTAAALLFTVLLLCVSLFFLFTLTICLAFVLRFWMGSYILAFGILALFYAILALILYFYRVKLKSKIVQKIIEQIEQ from the coding sequence ATGGCAGATTTTAAGGAAGAGCAAAATTTGGTTATTCATTTGATAGAATATCTCAAAAAACATTTTTTAGTTACAAAGCAGGAGATAAAAATTGATATACTCAAAACCGCAGCAGCACTTCTTTTTACGGTACTGCTGCTGTGTGTATCCTTATTTTTTTTGTTCACTTTAACAATTTGTTTAGCCTTTGTATTGAGATTCTGGATGGGAAGCTATATTTTAGCTTTTGGAATTCTAGCTCTTTTTTATGCCATTTTAGCACTTATTCTTTACTTTTATCGTGTTAAGTTGAAATCAAAAATTGTACAGAAAATCATCGAACAAATAGAACAATAA
- a CDS encoding deoxyhypusine synthase family protein has protein sequence MNRGPVSEFIEKNFLHFNAAALLDAAKAYEKHISEGGKMMITLAGAMSTAELGISLAEMIRQDKVHIISCTGANLEEDIMNLVAHNHYKRIPNYRDLTPEDEWELLQNGFNRVTDTCIPEEEAFRRIQKHIYKQWKNAQDKGERYFPHEYMYKMLLSREMEQYYEIDPKNSWVLAAAEKNLPMVVPGWEDSTMGNIFASYCIKGELQPNIVKSGIEYMVWLADWYVKNCSGKGIGFFQIGGGIAGDFPICVVPMLYQDLQMHDIPFWSYFCQISDSTTSYGSYSGAVPNEKITWGKLGVDTPKFIIESDATIVAPLIFAWVLGM, from the coding sequence ATGAACAGAGGTCCCGTTTCAGAATTTATTGAAAAAAACTTCTTGCACTTTAACGCTGCTGCCCTATTAGACGCAGCAAAGGCTTATGAAAAACACATATCCGAAGGTGGAAAAATGATGATTACCCTAGCAGGAGCAATGAGCACCGCTGAACTGGGAATATCTTTGGCAGAAATGATTAGGCAAGATAAGGTTCATATAATTTCCTGCACAGGTGCAAATTTAGAGGAAGATATCATGAACTTAGTTGCACATAATCACTACAAACGTATACCTAATTACAGGGATTTAACACCTGAAGATGAATGGGAACTCTTACAAAATGGCTTTAACAGAGTAACAGATACTTGTATCCCCGAAGAAGAAGCTTTTAGGCGTATTCAAAAGCATATCTATAAGCAATGGAAAAACGCGCAAGATAAGGGGGAACGGTACTTTCCTCATGAATATATGTATAAAATGCTGCTTTCAAGGGAAATGGAGCAGTACTACGAAATTGACCCCAAAAATAGCTGGGTATTGGCTGCAGCAGAGAAAAATTTACCTATGGTAGTACCAGGCTGGGAAGATTCCACAATGGGAAACATTTTTGCTTCTTACTGCATAAAAGGAGAATTGCAGCCTAACATTGTCAAGTCTGGAATTGAGTACATGGTTTGGTTAGCAGATTGGTATGTGAAAAATTGTTCAGGTAAAGGCATAGGATTCTTTCAAATTGGGGGAGGAATTGCAGGAGACTTCCCTATATGCGTTGTCCCTATGTTATATCAAGATTTACAAATGCATGATATTCCATTTTGGAGCTATTTTTGCCAAATTTCGGATTCTACTACTAGTTACGGTTCTTATTCGGGAGCAGTACCTAATGAAAAAATAACATGGGGTAAACTTGGCGTAGATACTCCTAAATTTATCATAGAATCGGATGCAACCATCGTAGCACCCTTGATTTTTGCTTGGGTGTTAGGAATGTAG